A portion of the Calliphora vicina chromosome 5, idCalVici1.1, whole genome shotgun sequence genome contains these proteins:
- the LOC135961099 gene encoding uncharacterized protein LOC135961099 — protein MILKINQKTSNEWNLLQNVTWSAEGNDFSIFAYAGYTFIIAVCLLDRLINFKKASTSTDTLFLRFGVIIFVVQGIMVFYSVEYVPDDIRINAIVLGTLSFLVAILFFLEDCLTIKGYETSNKIIQTEKIKPISSIPLKQTDDNILHTYV, from the exons atgattttgaaaataaaccaaaaaacttCAAACGAATGGAATCTTCTGCAAAATGTTACATGGTCAGCAGAGGGTAATGACTTTAGTATTTTTGCTTATGCTGGCTACACCTTTATAATTGCGGTTTGTTTGTTGGACag actgataaattttaagaaagcgTCTACTTCAACGGATACACTTTTCTTGCGTTTCGGTGTCATTATATTTGTCGTGCAAG gcATTATGGTGTTCTATTCGGTAGAATATGTGCCAGACGACATTAGAATCAATGCAATTGTCTTAGGAACTCTATCATTTTTGGTAGCCATCTTGTTTTTCTTAGAGGATTGTCTTACCATCAAAGGATATgaaacatcaaataaaataatacaaacagaAAAGATT AAACCGATATCATCGATCCCCTTAAAACAGACAGATGATAATATACTCCATACTTATGTATAA
- the Efr gene encoding UDP-xylose and UDP-N-acetylglucosamine transporter has translation MNLKAWSAVLGVFIGCCSNVIFLELLVKHDAGAGNLITFSQFLFIAVEGYVFTSKFGTVKPVIGFKDYAILVLMFFVTSVCNNYAFNFNIPMPLHMIFRAGSLMANMIMGILILKKRYGISKYLSVILITVGIITCTLVSATKVEDTSNPKFKDNSVDDEYSVVFWWCVGIGILTVALLISACMGIYQEVLYKKFGKRSREALFYTHLLPLPGFMLLGKNIWDHLAICATSDALVVAGINTYFPEQIFYLICNMFTQYVCISSVYVLTAECSSLTVTLVVTLRKFVSLLFSILYFKNSFTLYHWIGTILVFTGTIIFTEAYPKSLFTAKEAKKSKTS, from the exons atgaatttaaaggCTTGGTCAGCGGTACTAGGTGTTTTCATTGGGTGTTGCAGTAATGTGATATTTTTGGAACTTTTAGTGAA acATGATGCAGGCGCTGGAAATCTTATTACTTTCTCACAGTTTTTGTTCATAGCTGTGGAGGGCTATGTATTTACTTCTAAGTTTGGCACGGTTAAGCCCGTGATTGGTTTTAAGGACTATGCCATTTTAGTGCTAATGTTTTTCGTAACCAGCGTTTGTAATAATTACGCTTTTAACTTCAATATTCCTATGCCTTTGCATATGATATTCAGAGCg gGCTCATTAATGGCGAATATGATAATGGGTATTTTGATACTCAAGAAACGTTATGGAATTTCCAAATATCTGTCTGTGATCTTAATTACAGTTGGTATAATTACCTGCACTTTAGTTTCAGCTACAAAAGTG gaGGATACTAGCAATCCgaaatttaaagataattcaGTTGATGACGAATATTCGGTGGTATTTTGGTGGTGTGTTGGCATAGGCATACTTACGGTTGCATTGTTAATATCGGCGTGTATGGGCATATATCAAGAAGTGTTATACAAGAAATTCGGAAAAAGATCAAGGGAAGCTTTGTTTTACACG CATTTATTACCTTTACCGGGCTTTATGTTATTGGGCAAAAACATTTGGGATCATCTAGCGATATGTGCTACCAGCGATGCCCTCGTCGTTGCCGGAATAAACACATATTTTCCAGAacagatattttatttaatatgcaaCATGTTCACACAATATGTCTGCATTAGTTCAGTTTATGTGCTGACAGCTGAATGCAGTTCGTTGACAGTGACTTTGGTCGTAACGCTGCGCAAATTTGTTTCTCTGCTATTTTCAAtactttactttaaaaattcatttacacTTTACCATTGGATTGGCACAATTTTAGTATTTACTGGTACAATCATATTTACAGAAGCTTATCCAAAATCATTGTTCACTGCAAAAGAAGCGAAGAAATCTAAAACATCGTag